A region from the Panicum hallii strain FIL2 chromosome 1, PHallii_v3.1, whole genome shotgun sequence genome encodes:
- the LOC112879069 gene encoding lysine-specific demethylase JMJ25-like isoform X3 — MAEDTEGIDVDAGATGEVPAAGGGEETKRKRGRPKGSFNKKKKTPKPKPRTNGRRCTGDRALASRALSPGDLGRGVAAGPRVLRERRPAANAFYERDTDTEDDEETVNDQVSHERPKSNDSGKKRGRPRKTKAGELDSTAQFSNGKSNCETNGQSDAEAARGKESKTGEFSQIVKKRKRRDIGKEFITKKLKNMDKEEKKLLSAKDKKYDANVVVGRTILTGENALMCHQCQRKDKGRVVWCQSCKKKRFCVPCIELWYPNLPEDEFAAKCPYCRKNCNCKACLRMRGVEEPPKKEISQENQIRYAYHIVSLLLPWMRELRQEQMEEKEVEAQTQGVSVNEIKVEQAECDLDDRVYCNKCRTSIVDFHRSCKHCLYDLCLNCCKELRKGEIPGGEEVETPRYENRGRSYAFGEILQSEDANKSVSSRRHKNPPNGEPHNGMAAVEKPNNHLHLWKAKIDGSIPCPPKEIGGCGGTLMDLKCLFPEKMLAELEDRADKVLRSEMFAKAIVRRSDRCPCFDNSGKIRTDCKSVREAANRKDSSDNFLYCPVATDIQDDDLVHFQMHWAKGEPVVVSDVLQLTSGLSWEPMVMWRALRERTKGKAEDEQFAVVALDCLDWCEVEINIHMFFSGYTTGRAHTRTHWPEMLKLKDWPPSSSFDQRLPRHGAEFISALPFPEYTDPRYGPLNLAVKLPTGVLKPDLGPKTYIAYGFHKELGRGDSVTKLHCDMSDAVNILTHTAEVTCQTSFCQIEKIQQDMWAQDLQELYGGLESSTDIRLSQSPIEKRDKVVDEAPNTSYSREDNHANKSSFNGLDINALPPDDSENDTNDKESSHESVSRSELGQCPAQSNEVNASHKMHNGSHCISDGIDMGQHGKRSRGGTLKEVGTRSPEEKPKKVDCNGTDATQISKNIQEKPAAGEGSEQQNTGGALWDIFRREDSEKLQDYLRKHSSEFRHIYCNPVKQVIHPIHDQSFYLTAEHKRKLKEEYGIEPWTFEQRLGEAVFIPAGCPHQVRNLKSCIKVALDFVSPENVGECIKLTGEFRRLPSSHRANEDKLEIKKMALHALNEVVNFLDSCSSEEGLERGAGDPSIVAKSSVDEKPPPPKRQGGRRGGDDPKSEEDSSKRSEEVAVENNKPKQRGRPAGSRKRGQ, encoded by the exons ATGGCGGAGGATACGGAGGGGATCGATGTTGACGCGGGGGCTACGGGAGAGGTTCCCGCGGCCGGAGGCGGCGAGGAGACAAAGCGGAAGAGGGGGAGGCCCAAAGGTAGCTTcaataagaagaagaagacgccCAAGCCGAAACCGCGGACCAATGGGCGCCGCTGCACCGGCGACCGGGCCTTGGCGTCGCGGGCGTTAAGCCCCGGGGATCTAgggcgcggggtggcggcgggtCCTAGGGTGCTCAGGGAGAGAAGGCCGGCGGCCAACGCATTCTACGAGCGGGACACCGATACCGAG GATGATGAGGAAACTGTGAATGATCAAGTCAGCCACGAGAGGCCTAAAAGCAATGATTCTgggaagaagagaggaagacCAAGAAAGACAAAAGCAGGCGAACTGGACAGTACGGCCCAGTTCTCGAATGGCAAAAGCAACTGTGAAACTAATGGG CAGAGTGATGCTGAGGCAGCAAGGGGCAAGGAGTCAAAGACTGGTGAGTTTTCGCAGATCGTAAAGAAGCGGAAAAGAAGAGATATTGGGAAAGAGTTTATCACAAAAAAGTTGAAAAACATGGATAAAGAGGAAAAGAAGCTCCTGTCTGCCAAGGATAAAAAATACGATGCAAATGTTGTG GTAGGGAGGACGATTTTGACGGGGGAAAATGCCCTCATGTGCCACCAATGCCAGAGGAAAGACAAAGGAAGGGTGGTCTGGTGTCAGTCATGCAAGAAAAAGAGATTCTGTGTGCCATGCATAGAACTATG GTATCCTAATTTGCCAGAAGATGAATTTGCTGCGAAATGCCCATATTGTCGCAAGAACTGTAATTGCAAGGCATGCCTACGGATGAGGGGAGTTGAAGAG CCTCCCAAAAAGGAGATTTCTCAAGAAAATCAAATTCGTTATGCATATCATATTGTAAGCTTGCTGCTTCCTTGGATGAGAGAATTGCGACAGGAGCAGATGGAGGAGAAGGAAGTAGAGGCTCAAACACAAG GAGTTTCAGTGAATGAAATCAAGGTGGAACAAGCTGAGTGCGACCTAGATGACCGTGTCTATTG CAATAAGTGTAGAACTTCTATAGTCGATTTTCATAGAAGTTGCAAGCATTGTCTCTATGATCTTTGCCTTAACTGCTGCAAGGAGCTTCGCAAAGGTGAGATCCCAGGAGGAGAAGAGGTCGAGACTCCGCGATATGAAAATAGAGGTAGGAGTTATGCTTTTGGCGAGATTCTTCAGTCAGAGGATGCTAATAAAAGCGTCTCTTCGAGGAGGCATAAGAACCCCCCGAATGGCGAGCCTCACAATGGCATGGCTGCTGTTGAGAAGCCCAATAACCATCTGCACCTATGGAAAGCAAAGATTGATGGTAGCATACCTTGTCCACCAAAGGAAATAGGAGGATGTGGCGGTACACTAATGGACCTCAAGTGTTTGTTTCCAGAGAAGATGCTTGCTGAGCTAGAAGATAGAGCTGACAAAGTTCTCAGAAGTGAAATGTTTGCTAAAGCAATTGTCAGAAGAAGTGATCGGTGCCCTTGCTTTGATAATTCAGGCAAGATAAGAACTGACTGCAAGTCAGTACGAGAGGCTGCTAACAGGAAGGACTCAAGTGATAATTTCCTATATTGTCCGGTTGCTACTGATATCCAGGATGATGATCTAGTGCACTTTCAGATGCATTGGGCAAAGGGAGAGCCAGTTGTTGTATCTGATGTCCTTCAGTTAACTTCTGGTCTGAGTTGGGAACCAATGGTAATGTGGCGGGCATTGCGGGAAAGAACCAAAGGCAAAGCAGAAGATGAGCAATTTGCTGTTGTCGCATTAGATTGCCTTGATTGGTGTGAG GTGGAAATTAATATACATATGTTCTTTTCGGGATATACAACTGGCAGAGCTCATACTAGGACTCACTGGCCTGAGATGCTTAAGCTAAAAGACTGGCCTCCTTCTAGTTCCTTTGACCAGCGATTGCCTCGCCATGGTGCTGAATTTATTAGCGCATTACCGTTTCCTGAGTATACTGATCCACGATATGGTCCGCTAAATCTTGCAGTTAAGCTTCCTACTGGTGTCTTGAAGCCAGAtcttggacccaaaacttacaTTGCTTATGGGTTCCACAAAGAGCTAGGCAGGGGTGATTCTGTGACCAAGCTTCACTGTGACATGTCTGATGCG GTAAATATCTTAACACACACAGCTGAAGTGACTTGTCAGACTAGTTTTTGCCAAATTGAAAAAATCCAACAAGACATGTGGGCGCAAGATCTTCAGGAATTATATGGGGGTCTAGAATCCAGCACTGATATCAGGTTATCACAATCTCCAATTGAAAAGAGGGATAAAGTTGTTGATGAAGCACCAAATACCTCATATAGTAGGGAAGACAACCATGCCAATAAATCCAgttttaatg GTTTGGACATCAATGCTTTACCACCTGATGATTCTGAAAATGATACGAATGATAAAGAGTCATCTCATGAATCTGTTTCGCGAAGTGAACTAGGGCAGTGCCCAGCTCAAAGTAATGAGGTCAATGCATCTCATAAGATGCATAATGGATCTCATTGCATTTCAGATGGTATTGACATGGGACAGCATGGAAAGAGATCTAGAGGTGGAACTCTCAAGGAAGTTGGCACCAGATCTCCAGAAGAGAAACCTAAAAAGGTTGATTGCAATGGCACTGATGCAACACAAATTTCCAAAAACATTCAGGAAAAGCCTGCTGCGGGGGAAGGCTCAGAGCAGCAGAACACAGGTGGTGCTTTATGGGATATCTTTCGTAGAGAGGATTCCGAGAAATTACAAGATTATCTTAGGAAACATTCCTCAGAATTCCGGCATATTTACTGCAATCCAGTGAAGCAG GTTATTCACCCGATTCACGACCAGAGTTTCTACTTAACTGCAGAGCATAAGAGAAAGCTCAAGGAAGAATATG GTATTGAACCCTGGACATTTGAGCAGAGGCTTGGCGAAGCAGTTTTCATTCCCGCtggatgtcctcatcaagtgAGAAATTTGAAG TCCTGCATCAAAGTTGCGCTGGACTTTGTTTCCCCTGAAAACGTTGGCGAGTGTATCAAGTTGACTGGGGAGTTTAGACGACTTCCTTCTTCCCACAGAGCTAATGAAGATAAACTAGAG ATCAAGAAGATGGCTCTTCATGCTCTGAACGAAGTAGTAAACTTTTTGGATTCTTGTTCCTCAGAAGAAGG GTTGGAGAGAGGGGCTGGTGACCCCAGCATTGTAGCTAAATCATCTGTAGATGAGAAGCCGCCGCCACCGAAAAGGCAGGGTGGTCGCCGAGGAGGAGACGATCCAAAGAGCGAAGAAGACAGCAGCAAGCGGAGCGAAGAAGTTGCTGTTGAGAATAATAAACCTAAGCAGCGCGGTCGCCCAGCAGGCTCCCGCAAGCGTGGACAGTGA
- the LOC112879069 gene encoding lysine-specific demethylase JMJ25-like isoform X4 yields the protein MAEDTEGIDVDAGATGEVPAAGGGEETKRKRGRPKGSFNKKKKTPKPKPRTNGRRCTGDRALASRALSPGDLGRGVAAGPRVLRERRPAANAFYERDTDTEDDEETVNDQVSHERPKSNDSGKKRGRPRKTKAGELDSTAQFSNGKSNCETNGSDAEAARGKESKTGEFSQIVKKRKRRDIGKEFITKKLKNMDKEEKKLLSAKDKKYDANVVVGRTILTGENALMCHQCQRKDKGRVVWCQSCKKKRFCVPCIELWYPNLPEDEFAAKCPYCRKNCNCKACLRMRGVEEPPKKEISQENQIRYAYHIVSLLLPWMRELRQEQMEEKEVEAQTQGVSVNEIKVEQAECDLDDRVYCNKCRTSIVDFHRSCKHCLYDLCLNCCKELRKGEIPGGEEVETPRYENRGRSYAFGEILQSEDANKSVSSRRHKNPPNGEPHNGMAAVEKPNNHLHLWKAKIDGSIPCPPKEIGGCGGTLMDLKCLFPEKMLAELEDRADKVLRSEMFAKAIVRRSDRCPCFDNSGKIRTDCKSVREAANRKDSSDNFLYCPVATDIQDDDLVHFQMHWAKGEPVVVSDVLQLTSGLSWEPMVMWRALRERTKGKAEDEQFAVVALDCLDWCEVEINIHMFFSGYTTGRAHTRTHWPEMLKLKDWPPSSSFDQRLPRHGAEFISALPFPEYTDPRYGPLNLAVKLPTGVLKPDLGPKTYIAYGFHKELGRGDSVTKLHCDMSDAVNILTHTAEVTCQTSFCQIEKIQQDMWAQDLQELYGGLESSTDIRLSQSPIEKRDKVVDEAPNTSYSREDNHANKSSFNGLDINALPPDDSENDTNDKESSHESVSRSELGQCPAQSNEVNASHKMHNGSHCISDGIDMGQHGKRSRGGTLKEVGTRSPEEKPKKVDCNGTDATQISKNIQEKPAAGEGSEQQNTGGALWDIFRREDSEKLQDYLRKHSSEFRHIYCNPVKQVIHPIHDQSFYLTAEHKRKLKEEYGIEPWTFEQRLGEAVFIPAGCPHQVRNLKSCIKVALDFVSPENVGECIKLTGEFRRLPSSHRANEDKLEIKKMALHALNEVVNFLDSCSSEEGLERGAGDPSIVAKSSVDEKPPPPKRQGGRRGGDDPKSEEDSSKRSEEVAVENNKPKQRGRPAGSRKRGQ from the exons ATGGCGGAGGATACGGAGGGGATCGATGTTGACGCGGGGGCTACGGGAGAGGTTCCCGCGGCCGGAGGCGGCGAGGAGACAAAGCGGAAGAGGGGGAGGCCCAAAGGTAGCTTcaataagaagaagaagacgccCAAGCCGAAACCGCGGACCAATGGGCGCCGCTGCACCGGCGACCGGGCCTTGGCGTCGCGGGCGTTAAGCCCCGGGGATCTAgggcgcggggtggcggcgggtCCTAGGGTGCTCAGGGAGAGAAGGCCGGCGGCCAACGCATTCTACGAGCGGGACACCGATACCGAG GATGATGAGGAAACTGTGAATGATCAAGTCAGCCACGAGAGGCCTAAAAGCAATGATTCTgggaagaagagaggaagacCAAGAAAGACAAAAGCAGGCGAACTGGACAGTACGGCCCAGTTCTCGAATGGCAAAAGCAACTGTGAAACTAATGGG AGTGATGCTGAGGCAGCAAGGGGCAAGGAGTCAAAGACTGGTGAGTTTTCGCAGATCGTAAAGAAGCGGAAAAGAAGAGATATTGGGAAAGAGTTTATCACAAAAAAGTTGAAAAACATGGATAAAGAGGAAAAGAAGCTCCTGTCTGCCAAGGATAAAAAATACGATGCAAATGTTGTG GTAGGGAGGACGATTTTGACGGGGGAAAATGCCCTCATGTGCCACCAATGCCAGAGGAAAGACAAAGGAAGGGTGGTCTGGTGTCAGTCATGCAAGAAAAAGAGATTCTGTGTGCCATGCATAGAACTATG GTATCCTAATTTGCCAGAAGATGAATTTGCTGCGAAATGCCCATATTGTCGCAAGAACTGTAATTGCAAGGCATGCCTACGGATGAGGGGAGTTGAAGAG CCTCCCAAAAAGGAGATTTCTCAAGAAAATCAAATTCGTTATGCATATCATATTGTAAGCTTGCTGCTTCCTTGGATGAGAGAATTGCGACAGGAGCAGATGGAGGAGAAGGAAGTAGAGGCTCAAACACAAG GAGTTTCAGTGAATGAAATCAAGGTGGAACAAGCTGAGTGCGACCTAGATGACCGTGTCTATTG CAATAAGTGTAGAACTTCTATAGTCGATTTTCATAGAAGTTGCAAGCATTGTCTCTATGATCTTTGCCTTAACTGCTGCAAGGAGCTTCGCAAAGGTGAGATCCCAGGAGGAGAAGAGGTCGAGACTCCGCGATATGAAAATAGAGGTAGGAGTTATGCTTTTGGCGAGATTCTTCAGTCAGAGGATGCTAATAAAAGCGTCTCTTCGAGGAGGCATAAGAACCCCCCGAATGGCGAGCCTCACAATGGCATGGCTGCTGTTGAGAAGCCCAATAACCATCTGCACCTATGGAAAGCAAAGATTGATGGTAGCATACCTTGTCCACCAAAGGAAATAGGAGGATGTGGCGGTACACTAATGGACCTCAAGTGTTTGTTTCCAGAGAAGATGCTTGCTGAGCTAGAAGATAGAGCTGACAAAGTTCTCAGAAGTGAAATGTTTGCTAAAGCAATTGTCAGAAGAAGTGATCGGTGCCCTTGCTTTGATAATTCAGGCAAGATAAGAACTGACTGCAAGTCAGTACGAGAGGCTGCTAACAGGAAGGACTCAAGTGATAATTTCCTATATTGTCCGGTTGCTACTGATATCCAGGATGATGATCTAGTGCACTTTCAGATGCATTGGGCAAAGGGAGAGCCAGTTGTTGTATCTGATGTCCTTCAGTTAACTTCTGGTCTGAGTTGGGAACCAATGGTAATGTGGCGGGCATTGCGGGAAAGAACCAAAGGCAAAGCAGAAGATGAGCAATTTGCTGTTGTCGCATTAGATTGCCTTGATTGGTGTGAG GTGGAAATTAATATACATATGTTCTTTTCGGGATATACAACTGGCAGAGCTCATACTAGGACTCACTGGCCTGAGATGCTTAAGCTAAAAGACTGGCCTCCTTCTAGTTCCTTTGACCAGCGATTGCCTCGCCATGGTGCTGAATTTATTAGCGCATTACCGTTTCCTGAGTATACTGATCCACGATATGGTCCGCTAAATCTTGCAGTTAAGCTTCCTACTGGTGTCTTGAAGCCAGAtcttggacccaaaacttacaTTGCTTATGGGTTCCACAAAGAGCTAGGCAGGGGTGATTCTGTGACCAAGCTTCACTGTGACATGTCTGATGCG GTAAATATCTTAACACACACAGCTGAAGTGACTTGTCAGACTAGTTTTTGCCAAATTGAAAAAATCCAACAAGACATGTGGGCGCAAGATCTTCAGGAATTATATGGGGGTCTAGAATCCAGCACTGATATCAGGTTATCACAATCTCCAATTGAAAAGAGGGATAAAGTTGTTGATGAAGCACCAAATACCTCATATAGTAGGGAAGACAACCATGCCAATAAATCCAgttttaatg GTTTGGACATCAATGCTTTACCACCTGATGATTCTGAAAATGATACGAATGATAAAGAGTCATCTCATGAATCTGTTTCGCGAAGTGAACTAGGGCAGTGCCCAGCTCAAAGTAATGAGGTCAATGCATCTCATAAGATGCATAATGGATCTCATTGCATTTCAGATGGTATTGACATGGGACAGCATGGAAAGAGATCTAGAGGTGGAACTCTCAAGGAAGTTGGCACCAGATCTCCAGAAGAGAAACCTAAAAAGGTTGATTGCAATGGCACTGATGCAACACAAATTTCCAAAAACATTCAGGAAAAGCCTGCTGCGGGGGAAGGCTCAGAGCAGCAGAACACAGGTGGTGCTTTATGGGATATCTTTCGTAGAGAGGATTCCGAGAAATTACAAGATTATCTTAGGAAACATTCCTCAGAATTCCGGCATATTTACTGCAATCCAGTGAAGCAG GTTATTCACCCGATTCACGACCAGAGTTTCTACTTAACTGCAGAGCATAAGAGAAAGCTCAAGGAAGAATATG GTATTGAACCCTGGACATTTGAGCAGAGGCTTGGCGAAGCAGTTTTCATTCCCGCtggatgtcctcatcaagtgAGAAATTTGAAG TCCTGCATCAAAGTTGCGCTGGACTTTGTTTCCCCTGAAAACGTTGGCGAGTGTATCAAGTTGACTGGGGAGTTTAGACGACTTCCTTCTTCCCACAGAGCTAATGAAGATAAACTAGAG ATCAAGAAGATGGCTCTTCATGCTCTGAACGAAGTAGTAAACTTTTTGGATTCTTGTTCCTCAGAAGAAGG GTTGGAGAGAGGGGCTGGTGACCCCAGCATTGTAGCTAAATCATCTGTAGATGAGAAGCCGCCGCCACCGAAAAGGCAGGGTGGTCGCCGAGGAGGAGACGATCCAAAGAGCGAAGAAGACAGCAGCAAGCGGAGCGAAGAAGTTGCTGTTGAGAATAATAAACCTAAGCAGCGCGGTCGCCCAGCAGGCTCCCGCAAGCGTGGACAGTGA